Below is a window of Candidatus Annandia pinicola DNA.
ACGATATTAGTTTAATTCCAACTTTAGTTTTAACTCCTTTAAACTATTTAGGTGGTATATTTTATTCTATTAGATGTTTATCTGATTTTTGGAAAAAAATTTCTTTAATTAATCCAATAACTTACATGATTAGTGGTTTAAGATATGGTTTTATTGGTATAAATTTCATACCAATAAAATATATAATAATTATTTTGTTTTTTTTAACTTTCTTTTTTTATATCATTACATGGTATTTCCTTAAAAAAAAATTATTTAATTAATAAATATTTTTTTTATTTTTAAATATTAATAATATATATTATAAATAACTATTTATTATTGATTTTAAAATTTTATTAATGTCATAAACATTACCATTACCATAAATTCTATAATATATTATTCTTCCTGAAAGATTTTGTCTATTATAAAAAGATGATAATAAAATATTATTTTTATAATATAACATTAATCTTTTAAGCAATGTTTCTTCGTTATCATCATTTCTTCTAATTAATTTTTCTCCGGTAAAATCATCAATACCTTTATTGATAGGAGGAAAAAATTTAGTATTATATATTCTTCCTGATATTGGATGTATAAGTCTTCCTTTTACTCTATCAAAAATTATTTCATTAAGAGTTAATAATTCTAAAACCAAATATATAGATGAACCAAAATATTTTTTAAAAAAAATAGCTTGATTAATACTTCTAGGAAAACCATCTAGTATAAAACCATTACAACAATCTGATTTTAATAATCTTCTTACTACCATTGAAATTATTAAACTATTATTTACTAATTGACCTTTTTTCATAATATTATTTATATCTTTATATTTTTCTTTATTTTTATAAACAATAAATCTTAACAAATCTCCTGCAGAAATATGAGGAATATTGTATTGATTAGAAATTATTTTAGCTTGGGTACCCTTACCAGATCCAGGTGATCCTAATAAAACAATATACATAAATTTATTTCCTTTTTTTTATTATATTAATAATTTATTTATAATTTTAATAAATTTATTTGGATTATTTAAAAAACCTTGTTCAATCAATAAAGATTGATTTAATAATAAATATACCCAATCTTTAAAAATTATATCATCTTTAATATTAATGATTTTTTTAATTAATTTATTATTAGGATTTATTTCTAAAATATATTTAACTTTTGGAGCTTTTTGACCGACTGAAGTTAATAATTTAAACATTTGAGTACTAATATCATTTTTATCAGTTTTTAATATAACCGGAATATTATCAACCATGTTATAAGATAACTTAACTTCTTTTATTTTATCTTTTAATATATTTTTTATACGATTTAAAAAAACAGTAAAATCATTATTATTTTTTATATTTGATTTTTTATCTTTTTTTATAATTTCATCTACAGAATTATCAGATGTACTAATAGATTGAAATTTATTTCCTTGAAATTCTATTATATTATTAATAACCCATTCATCTATTCTATCAAATAACAATAAAACTTCTATTTTTTCTTTATAAAAAAAATCTAAATGTGGACTATTTTTAGCAGATTTAAAGCTATCAGCAGTAATATAATAAATTTTATTTTGATTAGGTTTCATTCTAGAAATATATTTTTTTAATGAAATTACTTTTGTACTATCATCATTAAAAGATGATGAAAATCTTAATAGATCAATAATATAATCTTTATTATCTAAATCTTCTACTACCCCTTCTTTTAAAATTAATCCGAATTCTTTCCAAAAAATTTTGAATTTATCTTTATCTTTAGATAATTTAATAATCATTTTAATTATTCTTTTAGTTAAAGATAATTTTATATTTCTTATTATATTATTATTTTGTAATAATTCTCTAGATATATTTAAAGGTAAATCTTTAGAATCAATTATACCTTTTACAAAACGTAAATAATATGGTAAAAATTTTTTAATATCTTCCATAATAAATACACGTTGAATATAAAGTTTTAATTCACCTTTATAATTTCTATTCCATATTTGTTCTGATATTTTTGAAGGTATATATATTAAATTTATATATTCATATTTACCTTCTACAAAATTATGACTCCATATTAAAGGATCATTTATTTGATTAAAAGTATTTTTATAAAAATCTATATATTTTTTTTTATCAATTTCAGATTTATTAACTAACCATAATGCTTTAGTTTTATTTATTTTATTCCATTTTTTTATATTATTATTTTTATCTTTAGTTTCAATTTCAATTGGTATTGAAATATGATTAGAGTATTTATTTACTATATTTTTAATAATATCTTTATTTAAAAAATTATTTTCTTTTGAACGTAAATATAAAATAATTTCTGTACCATTGTTTTTTTTATTAATATTTTCAATAGAATATTTACCATCTCCATTAGAAGACCATAATACAGCATCTGTATTTTTTAAAGCAGATTTAGTAATTACAGAAACTTTATTAGCAACCATGAAAGAAGAATAAAAACCAACACCAAATTTTCCAATCATATTATTTTTTATATTTTTTTTTTCTTTTAAAGATTTTATAAATTCTTTAGTTCCAGATTTAGCAATAGTACCTAAGTTATTAATAACTTCTTCTTTGGTCATACCAATACCATTATCTATTATTTTTAATTTTTTTTTTTTATCATTTACTGAAATTCTTATATGAGGTTTATCAATTTTTTCATAAAGATCTGGATTAGAAATATTATTAAATCTTAACTTATCAATAGCATCAGAAGCATTAGATATTAATTCTCTTAAAAAAATTTCTTTATTAGAATATAATGAATGTATCATTATATTTAATAATTGTTTAATCTCTGTTTTAAAACCATATGTTATTTTATTATCTGTTTTCATATTATTTCCATTAAAAAAAATAATAAAATTATTTTAATTTTATTATATTTTTATAAATATTAAAATTATTACAATATTTTATTTAATTAATTAAATATTAAAAAAAATTATATAATATTTTTATTATTAATTGTTAATATTTCTAAAATAATCATTTCAAAACCTATATATAAATTAGGCGCTAAATATAAATTTTTAGTGCCTTTTATTAAAATTTTATAATATAGTTTTATTTCTTCTAATGATGTTAAGTTAGATAAATTCTTAATACGATCATAATAAATATAATATTTATGATTTTTTTTTATTATAATATTAAATTTACATAAATATATTTGATGTATAATATTTATAATATCATATATAAATAAATTCCAATTTATATTTTTTGTAGAAATATTTTTTATTAAATTGATTGTTTTTTCATATTTTTTATAAAAAATATATTCTAATAAAATTAAAGAATTTTCTATATCTATTAAACCTAGCATTTTATTAACATTACTATTTAATATTTTTTTTTTACCTAAAATAATTGCTTGATCTGTTAGATTTAAAGCATCACGCATACTTCCATTTGCAAAATTAGATAAAGATAATATTGCTTTTTTTTCAAAAATTATTTTTTCTTTTTTAAGTATTTTAACTATACTTTTATTTATTTCATAATTACTAATTTTATTTAAATAAAAATGTAAACATCTTGATAAAACAGTTTCAGGAATTTTTTGAGGATCAGTAGTTGCTAATATAAATATAATATGACTAGGAGGGTTTTCTAATATTTTTAATAAAGCATTAAAACTATATTTAGATAACATATGAACTTCATCTATAATATAAATTTTAAACCTTCCAATTATAGGTAAATATTTTATGTTATCTAATAAATCTTTTATATCTTCTATTTTAGTTTTAGAAGCACCATCTATTTCTATAACATCTATAAAATTATTTTTTTCTATTTTAATACAATTAACACATTTTCTACATGGTTTATAAGAAATTTTAATTTTACAATTTAAACTTTTAGCTAATATTCTAGCTATAGAAGTTTTTCCAACTCCATAAGAACCTGAAAATAACCAAATATGATTTATATATTTCATATCTAAACTATTTTTTATAGCCATTACTATATATTTTTGTCCTACAACCTTATCTAAAGATTGAGGTCTATACTTTAAAGATAATATTAAATTATTCATATTTATTTTTATTATAAACATTTACATTTATATAAATTAATTATACTATTTATTTGATTTATATTAATTCTATTATATAGTTTTTTAAATTTTTTAATTTTATGATTTAATAAAGGATAAAAAATACTATTCCAAGTCAATGATATATTTAAAAATTTTTCTATTTTAATAATTAATTCAGGAACAATAGGTTTTAAAAAAGTAGCTAATATTCTAAATAAATTTAATCCCATAGAAACTATTTCATGTAATAATTTTTTATCTTTTATTTTAGACAATTTCCAAGGAGTTTTATTATCAATATAATTATTAGCAATATTAGTTAAATTAATTATTTTTTTTATAACATGACTAAATTTTCTTGAATTAAATAATTTTGATATTATATAAGATTTTTTTATAAAATAGTTATATAATTTTTTATCTTCTAATTTTTCAGATAAAGTATCGTTAAAATCATTATTAATAAATTTAGAACTTCTAGAAGCTAAATTTACAATTTTATTTACTATATCATTATTAATTTTTTTCATAAAATCATACATATTGATGTTAATATCATTAATATTATCAGATAGTTTACTTGCATAATAATAACGTAAACTATCTGAATCTAAAAATTTTAACCAATCATTAGCTGTAATAAAAGTTCCTTTAGATTTAGACATTTTATAATTATTAATAGTTAAATAACCATGTACAAAAATATTATCTGGTTTTTTAAATTTAATACTTTCTAAAATTGCTGGCCAAAATAGTGCATGAAAATAAATTATATCTTTACCAATAAAATGATATGTTTTAAGTTTTGAATTATATTTAAAAAAATCTTTAAAACTAAAATTTAATCTTTTACTACAAAGTTTTTTAATAGTACTAATATAACAAATTGGAGCATCTAACCATACATAAAAATATTTTTCTTCAAAATTTGGTATTTTAAAACCAAAATAAGGTTTATCCCTAGAAATGTCCCATTTTTTTAAATCTAATTTTAACCAATTATTTATTTTATTATATACTGATTTATGAAATTTTATTGATTTTATCCATTTTTTTAATAAAATTTTAAAATATGGCAAATTAAAAAAAATATGATTAGTTTTTTTTATTACAGGTTTTGAATTAGATAATATAGATTTAGATTTTATTAAATTAATTGCATTATATGTAGATCCACATATTTCACAATTATCACCATATTGATTTTTTGATTTACATATAGGACATGTACCTTTTACAAAACGATCAGGTAAAAAAATATTTTTTTTTTCATCATATAGCTGAAATATCTTTTTTGATTTAATAAAACCATTAAATCTAAGATTTAAATATATTTTTTCTACTAATTCTTTATTACTATCACTATCAGTAATATCATAATAATTATGTGTAATATTGAATCTAGAAAAATCTAATTTATGTTTAATTTTTACTTTATTAATCATTATTTTAGGTGAAATATTTATTTTATTTGATTTTATCATAATAGCTGTTCCATGAGAATCATCAGCACAAATAAAATAAACATCATTTCCACACATTCTTTTATATCTTACCCAAATATCAGCTTGTATTTGTTCTAACATATGACCTAAATGAATTGGTCCATTAGAATATGGTAAAGCACATGTTACTAAAATTCTTTTTTTTATCATTTTTTTTAATATTTTAGTTATTAATTTTTGTAAATGTATATATAAATTTATAATAATATTATAATTATTTTTATAATATTAATTTTTTTTTAAAATTAATTTTAAATATTTCAAATTATTTATTTTTTATTATTAGTAATTAATTGAGTATAAGGTATTATTTTTTTTATAATACCCCCACCTAAGCATGTTTTACCAATATAAAACACAGCAGATTGTCCAGGTGTTGCTGCTAATAATGGAAAAAAAAACATTACTAATAAATAATTATTTATTTTACTTACATGACATGGAATATCTTTTTGTTGATATCTTATTTTTACTGTACAATAAAAATTTTTTTTTATATTACTATAATTAATTAAATTAATTTCATTAATAATTACCCCATTTGACATTAAATAAGGATCATAATAATTTTGAGAAACAATTAAATAATTATTTTTAAAATCTTTTTTTACAACATACCATGGAGATTTAACATATTTTTTTATACCACCTATTTTTAATCCTTTTCTTTGTCCTAAAGTATAATATGTTAAACCTTTATGTATTCCAATAAATTTTTTTTTTGTATCAATAATAAAACCAGGATTATATGTAATATATCTACTAATAAAATCATCAAATTTTTTTTTACCAATAAAACATATACCAGTAGAATCTTTTTTTTTAGCAACAGGTAAATTAAGTTTTTTAGCAATTAAT
It encodes the following:
- the dnaX gene encoding DNA polymerase III subunit gamma/tau translates to MNNLILSLKYRPQSLDKVVGQKYIVMAIKNSLDMKYINHIWLFSGSYGVGKTSIARILAKSLNCKIKISYKPCRKCVNCIKIEKNNFIDVIEIDGASKTKIEDIKDLLDNIKYLPIIGRFKIYIIDEVHMLSKYSFNALLKILENPPSHIIFILATTDPQKIPETVLSRCLHFYLNKISNYEINKSIVKILKKEKIIFEKKAILSLSNFANGSMRDALNLTDQAIILGKKKILNSNVNKMLGLIDIENSLILLEYIFYKKYEKTINLIKNISTKNINWNLFIYDIINIIHQIYLCKFNIIIKKNHKYYIYYDRIKNLSNLTSLEEIKLYYKILIKGTKNLYLAPNLYIGFEMIILEILTINNKNII
- a CDS encoding nucleoside monophosphate kinase is translated as MYIVLLGSPGSGKGTQAKIISNQYNIPHISAGDLLRFIVYKNKEKYKDINNIMKKGQLVNNSLIISMVVRRLLKSDCCNGFILDGFPRSINQAIFFKKYFGSSIYLVLELLTLNEIIFDRVKGRLIHPISGRIYNTKFFPPINKGIDDFTGEKLIRRNDDNEETLLKRLMLYYKNNILLSSFYNRQNLSGRIIYYRIYGNGNVYDINKILKSIINSYL
- the mnmA gene encoding tRNA 2-thiouridine(34) synthase MnmA, producing MNKNKKKVIVAMSGGVDSSVAAWILKKQGYYVEGLFMENWDINDNNYIIEDFRDTKLVCKILNINLHKINFSKEYWNNVFKPFINDYKKGITPNPDIACNKKIKFKCLLKFALNNLKADYIATGHYVRSIKIKNNFFLLKGIDKTKDQSYFLYTLNNFQLSRTIFTVGYLKKKQVRLIAKKLNLPVAKKKDSTGICFIGKKKFDDFISRYITYNPGFIIDTKKKFIGIHKGLTYYTLGQRKGLKIGGIKKYVKSPWYVVKKDFKNNYLIVSQNYYDPYLMSNGVIINEINLINYSNIKKNFYCTVKIRYQQKDIPCHVSKINNYLLVMFFFPLLAATPGQSAVFYIGKTCLGGGIIKKIIPYTQLITNNKK
- the metG gene encoding methionine--tRNA ligase, which produces MIKKRILVTCALPYSNGPIHLGHMLEQIQADIWVRYKRMCGNDVYFICADDSHGTAIMIKSNKINISPKIMINKVKIKHKLDFSRFNITHNYYDITDSDSNKELVEKIYLNLRFNGFIKSKKIFQLYDEKKNIFLPDRFVKGTCPICKSKNQYGDNCEICGSTYNAINLIKSKSILSNSKPVIKKTNHIFFNLPYFKILLKKWIKSIKFHKSVYNKINNWLKLDLKKWDISRDKPYFGFKIPNFEEKYFYVWLDAPICYISTIKKLCSKRLNFSFKDFFKYNSKLKTYHFIGKDIIYFHALFWPAILESIKFKKPDNIFVHGYLTINNYKMSKSKGTFITANDWLKFLDSDSLRYYYASKLSDNINDININMYDFMKKINNDIVNKIVNLASRSSKFINNDFNDTLSEKLEDKKLYNYFIKKSYIISKLFNSRKFSHVIKKIINLTNIANNYIDNKTPWKLSKIKDKKLLHEIVSMGLNLFRILATFLKPIVPELIIKIEKFLNISLTWNSIFYPLLNHKIKKFKKLYNRININQINSIINLYKCKCL
- the htpG gene encoding molecular chaperone HtpG; protein product: MKTDNKITYGFKTEIKQLLNIMIHSLYSNKEIFLRELISNASDAIDKLRFNNISNPDLYEKIDKPHIRISVNDKKKKLKIIDNGIGMTKEEVINNLGTIAKSGTKEFIKSLKEKKNIKNNMIGKFGVGFYSSFMVANKVSVITKSALKNTDAVLWSSNGDGKYSIENINKKNNGTEIILYLRSKENNFLNKDIIKNIVNKYSNHISIPIEIETKDKNNNIKKWNKINKTKALWLVNKSEIDKKKYIDFYKNTFNQINDPLIWSHNFVEGKYEYINLIYIPSKISEQIWNRNYKGELKLYIQRVFIMEDIKKFLPYYLRFVKGIIDSKDLPLNISRELLQNNNIIRNIKLSLTKRIIKMIIKLSKDKDKFKIFWKEFGLILKEGVVEDLDNKDYIIDLLRFSSSFNDDSTKVISLKKYISRMKPNQNKIYYITADSFKSAKNSPHLDFFYKEKIEVLLLFDRIDEWVINNIIEFQGNKFQSISTSDNSVDEIIKKDKKSNIKNNNDFTVFLNRIKNILKDKIKEVKLSYNMVDNIPVILKTDKNDISTQMFKLLTSVGQKAPKVKYILEINPNNKLIKKIINIKDDIIFKDWVYLLLNQSLLIEQGFLNNPNKFIKIINKLLI